In Sodalis ligni, a single genomic region encodes these proteins:
- a CDS encoding zinc ribbon domain-containing protein, protein MDDICPVCQHELQRQGEDFYCPSCQGRFKREVLCPDCGKPLDVLIACGAVDYFCPHGDGLISKKRVVPRYITP, encoded by the coding sequence ATGGATGATATATGCCCGGTGTGCCAACACGAACTCCAGCGGCAGGGTGAGGATTTTTACTGCCCGTCCTGCCAGGGCCGGTTCAAGCGGGAAGTGTTATGCCCTGATTGCGGCAAACCGCTGGATGTGCTGATTGCCTGCGGGGCGGTGGACTATTTTTGCCCCCATGGCGATGGACTGATCTCGAAAAAACGCGTCGTCCCGCGCTATATCACGCCTTAA
- a CDS encoding protealysin inhibitor emfourin — MDQCPVLDEQTVIEVSREGGFAYIPALLVHRRFSLGQMPSGQRERLCALIRQLLVQSPPGGRCPGSGDTRYYRIHILRPDNRQSSSFFELLVPEASAPSELARFWQKGRTAEN; from the coding sequence ATGGACCAATGCCCTGTGCTTGATGAACAGACCGTGATCGAAGTGTCGCGAGAGGGCGGATTTGCCTATATCCCCGCCCTGCTGGTCCACAGGCGTTTCAGCCTGGGGCAGATGCCGTCCGGGCAGCGGGAGCGGCTGTGCGCGTTAATCAGGCAGTTGCTGGTGCAGTCCCCCCCGGGCGGACGTTGTCCGGGCAGCGGCGATACGCGTTACTACCGGATCCATATCCTCAGGCCGGATAACCGGCAATCGTCTTCCTTTTTCGAACTGCTGGTGCCGGAGGCCAGCGCTCCGTCGGAGCTAGCCCGGTTCTGGCAAAAGGGACGGACGGCGGAGAATTGA
- a CDS encoding M4 family metallopeptidase — MYSPDRLRHSVIPPYILRRIMERGSEQQRLNARQTLTHVHSLMGRNPLPARYQVAQQAGQVKRGIYDAHQAMTLPGTLVRQEGQAAADDRAVNEAYDYLGITYDFFWQVFQRHSLDAKGLPLTGSVHYGIEYQNAFWNGEQMVFGDGDGEIFNRFTIALDVVAHELAHGVTETEANLIYFEQAGALNESLSDVFGSLVKQFHLRQTAAQADWIIGAGLLTEKIAGRGLRSMSSPGSAYDDPLLGKDPQPDHMREFVRTREDNGGVHLNSGIPNRAFYLAATALGGYAWEKAGYIWYATLCDHRLKQNADFAAFARLTIQHAGQHFTDEEAQAVEQAWRSVGVSS, encoded by the coding sequence TTGTACAGTCCAGACCGACTTAGGCATAGCGTTATCCCTCCGTATATCCTGCGCCGTATCATGGAACGGGGCAGCGAGCAGCAGCGCTTGAATGCCCGCCAGACCCTGACCCATGTCCATAGCCTGATGGGGCGCAATCCTCTGCCCGCCCGCTATCAGGTCGCCCAGCAGGCCGGCCAGGTGAAGCGGGGGATATACGACGCGCACCAGGCCATGACCCTGCCCGGCACGCTGGTGAGGCAGGAGGGACAAGCCGCGGCCGATGACCGGGCGGTTAACGAAGCCTATGATTATCTGGGCATCACCTATGATTTTTTCTGGCAGGTATTCCAGCGCCATTCACTTGACGCCAAAGGATTGCCGCTGACCGGCTCGGTCCATTACGGCATCGAGTATCAAAATGCCTTCTGGAACGGCGAGCAAATGGTGTTCGGCGATGGCGACGGCGAAATCTTCAATCGTTTTACCATCGCGCTGGACGTGGTGGCCCACGAGTTAGCCCATGGCGTCACGGAAACCGAAGCCAATTTGATCTACTTTGAGCAGGCGGGAGCGTTAAACGAATCTCTGTCGGACGTATTCGGTTCGCTGGTTAAGCAGTTCCATCTGCGACAGACCGCCGCGCAGGCTGACTGGATTATCGGAGCGGGGCTGCTGACGGAAAAAATCGCCGGCCGGGGCTTACGTTCCATGTCGTCCCCCGGCAGCGCTTATGATGACCCGCTGCTGGGCAAAGACCCGCAGCCGGATCATATGCGGGAATTTGTCCGTACTCGCGAGGATAACGGCGGCGTGCATTTGAATTCCGGCATCCCTAATCGGGCGTTTTATCTGGCCGCCACCGCGCTGGGGGGATATGCCTGGGAAAAGGCCGGTTATATCTGGTATGCCACCTTATGCGATCACCGGTTAAAGCAAAATGCCGATTTTGCCGCGTTTGCCCGCCTGACAATCCAGCATGCCGGCCAGCACTTTACCGATGAGGAAGCTCAGGCGGTTGAACAGGCCTGGCGTTCAGTGGGCGTATCGTCGTGA
- a CDS encoding beta-galactosidase: MNTTRSAHQEDLFSSLAIVLSRRDWENPASTHYRRLPAHPPFNSWRDEDDARRDLDSPSRLTLDGEWFFSYFKEPQAVPESWLREDLPDARGIAVPSNWQMAGYDLPIYTNVKYPFPVDPPRVPEHNPTGCYSRDITIPDGWLNQGRTRIIFNGVNSAFYLWCNGLWIGYSQDSRLPAEFDLSGYLHSGQNRLCVMVLRWCDGSYLEDQDMWRMSGIFRSVSLLHKPAVGFHDIRIRTRLDALYTDGVLDVCVALASPEAGLSDYSLVVSLWREDERIAEHRMPFGSAIIDERGRYPERADMRIAVAAPRLWSAETPHLYRAVVALRDSEDAILEVEAYDVGFRQVEIKDGLLQLNGKPLLIRGVNRHEHHPARGQVMDVESMRQDIMLMKQNNFNAVRCSHYPNTPLWYRLCDRYGLYVVDEANIETHGMEPMNRLSDDPVWFPAFSERVSRMVQCNGNHASIIIWSLGNESGHGATHDALYHWVKSRDPGRPVQYEGGGADTPATDIICPMYARVDEDQPFPAVPKWSIKKWLSLPGERRPLILCEYAHAMGNSLGNFADYWRAFRQYPRLQGGFIWDWADQALERVDNQGRTYWAYGGDFGDRPNDRQFCLNGVVFPDRTPHPALFEVKKQQQFFQFRLLETQPLRIEVESEYLFRPSDNEILHWSLELEGTPLRHGELPLGLAPGQTAALTLAESLPPLHSEGRLYLQVRILQPAETPWSPAGHCVAWEQWPLACGRLPLTEPDSSAGDVPRLHEKKGEFVVCRRRQRWTLDKNSGWLSQWFDDERPALLAPLTDQFIRAPLDNDIGVSEADHIDPRAWVERWKAAGLFDLEHRCLSIEAEQLSNRVIFRAVHGYFRQNSLLIQSVWHITLDNSGQLETDIRVTVSPSLPPLPRVGAVCQLNGVEKEVDWLGLGPHENYPDRCDGARFSRWRLPFEQMHTPYIFPSENGLRCFTRRLELGEWQISGNFHFSVSRYSTGQLTRATHRHLLEPEPGMWLNLDYRHMGVGGDDSWSPSVHEKYLLNDGEYRYTLRFRREEAPRQASNATGG; this comes from the coding sequence ATGAATACTACCCGTTCGGCGCACCAGGAAGATTTGTTTTCATCTCTGGCCATCGTTTTATCCCGGCGGGACTGGGAAAATCCCGCCAGCACGCATTACCGGCGATTACCCGCGCATCCTCCGTTCAACAGCTGGCGCGACGAAGACGACGCACGGCGGGATCTGGATTCCCCCAGCCGCCTCACCCTCGACGGCGAATGGTTTTTCAGCTATTTCAAGGAGCCGCAGGCCGTACCGGAGAGCTGGCTGCGGGAGGATTTGCCCGATGCCAGGGGAATAGCCGTCCCCTCCAACTGGCAGATGGCGGGCTACGACCTGCCCATCTACACCAATGTAAAATACCCCTTTCCAGTGGATCCGCCGCGAGTGCCTGAGCACAATCCCACCGGCTGTTATTCCCGCGATATCACCATACCCGATGGGTGGCTGAACCAAGGGCGGACCCGCATTATCTTCAACGGGGTGAATTCGGCGTTCTATCTCTGGTGCAACGGCCTGTGGATAGGATATTCCCAGGACAGCCGGCTGCCGGCGGAATTCGATCTCAGCGGCTACCTGCATAGCGGGCAAAACCGCCTGTGCGTCATGGTGCTGCGCTGGTGCGACGGCAGCTATCTGGAAGATCAGGATATGTGGCGCATGAGCGGCATTTTCCGGTCCGTATCCCTGTTGCACAAACCGGCGGTGGGGTTTCATGACATCCGCATCCGCACCCGGCTGGACGCGTTATATACTGACGGCGTGCTGGATGTCTGCGTTGCGCTCGCGTCGCCGGAGGCCGGGTTAAGCGATTACAGCCTCGTGGTTTCCTTGTGGCGGGAGGATGAACGCATCGCCGAGCACCGTATGCCGTTCGGTTCCGCGATTATCGATGAACGGGGTCGTTACCCGGAACGCGCGGATATGCGGATTGCCGTGGCGGCGCCGCGCTTATGGAGCGCTGAAACGCCGCATCTTTACCGGGCGGTGGTGGCGTTACGGGACAGCGAGGACGCTATCCTGGAGGTGGAGGCCTACGACGTGGGGTTCCGGCAGGTGGAAATCAAAGACGGGCTGTTGCAGCTCAACGGCAAACCCCTGCTGATTCGCGGCGTTAATCGCCATGAGCATCACCCGGCCCGGGGACAGGTCATGGATGTCGAGAGCATGCGGCAGGATATCATGCTGATGAAACAGAATAACTTCAACGCGGTACGCTGTTCCCACTATCCCAATACGCCGTTATGGTATCGCCTGTGCGATCGCTACGGCCTGTATGTGGTGGACGAAGCCAATATTGAAACCCACGGGATGGAGCCCATGAACCGGCTGTCGGACGACCCGGTCTGGTTCCCGGCTTTCAGCGAACGGGTAAGCCGCATGGTGCAGTGCAACGGCAACCACGCCAGCATTATTATCTGGTCCCTGGGCAATGAATCAGGCCACGGCGCAACCCACGATGCCCTCTATCACTGGGTCAAGTCCAGGGATCCCGGCCGCCCGGTGCAGTATGAGGGGGGCGGCGCCGATACCCCGGCCACGGATATCATCTGCCCGATGTATGCGCGGGTGGACGAGGATCAGCCCTTTCCGGCGGTACCTAAATGGTCGATAAAAAAATGGCTGAGCCTGCCCGGCGAGCGCCGCCCGCTGATTTTGTGCGAATACGCCCACGCCATGGGCAACAGTCTGGGCAACTTTGCCGACTATTGGCGGGCTTTTCGTCAATATCCCCGCCTACAGGGCGGATTTATCTGGGACTGGGCGGATCAGGCCCTTGAGCGCGTTGACAACCAGGGCCGGACCTATTGGGCCTACGGAGGCGATTTCGGCGACCGGCCCAACGATCGTCAATTCTGCCTCAATGGTGTGGTTTTCCCCGATCGCACGCCGCATCCGGCACTGTTCGAAGTAAAAAAACAGCAGCAGTTTTTTCAGTTCCGCCTGCTGGAAACCCAGCCGCTACGTATCGAGGTGGAGAGCGAGTATCTGTTCCGTCCCAGCGATAACGAAATTTTACACTGGTCTCTGGAGCTGGAGGGGACGCCCCTGCGGCACGGGGAATTACCCCTCGGGCTTGCCCCCGGGCAGACAGCCGCGCTGACGCTGGCCGAGAGCCTGCCGCCGTTGCACAGCGAGGGCCGGCTCTATTTACAGGTGCGCATCCTGCAGCCGGCCGAAACGCCCTGGTCTCCCGCCGGTCACTGCGTCGCCTGGGAGCAATGGCCGCTGGCCTGCGGCCGTTTGCCGCTCACGGAGCCGGATAGCTCGGCGGGCGATGTTCCGCGCCTGCATGAAAAAAAGGGGGAATTTGTTGTCTGCCGCCGGCGGCAGCGCTGGACGCTGGATAAAAACAGCGGCTGGCTGAGCCAATGGTTTGACGATGAACGGCCGGCTTTACTGGCGCCGCTGACGGATCAATTCATACGCGCGCCGCTGGATAATGATATCGGCGTCAGCGAAGCGGACCATATCGATCCCCGCGCCTGGGTAGAACGCTGGAAAGCCGCCGGCCTGTTTGATCTTGAACACCGCTGCCTGTCCATTGAGGCCGAACAGCTGTCGAATCGGGTCATTTTCCGCGCCGTGCACGGCTATTTCCGCCAAAACAGTCTTTTAATACAAAGCGTCTGGCATATCACCCTTGATAACAGCGGACAGCTGGAAACCGACATCCGGGTGACGGTGTCCCCGAGCCTGCCTCCCCTGCCGCGGGTCGGCGCGGTCTGCCAGTTGAACGGCGTGGAGAAGGAGGTGGACTGGCTGGGGCTTGGGCCCCATGAAAACTATCCGGACCGGTGCGATGGGGCGCGTTTTTCCCGGTGGCGCCTGCCCTTCGAACAGATGCACACCCCCTATATCTTTCCCAGTGAAAACGGCTTGCGCTGTTTTACCCGCCGGCTGGAACTTGGGGAGTGGCAAATCAGCGGGAATTTTCATTTTTCCGTCAGTCGCTACAGCACCGGGCAATTGACCCGCGCCACGCACCGGCATCTGCTGGAACCGGAACCGGGAATGTGGCTGAACCTGGACTACCGGCATATGGGGGTGGGCGGCGATGATTCCTGGAGTCCGAGCGTACACGAAAAGTATCTGCTGAACGACGGGGAATACCGCTATACCTTACGCTTCCGGCGGGAGGAGGCCCCACGCCAGGCTTCGAATGCAACCGGCGGCTAA
- a CDS encoding GNAT family N-acetyltransferase: MPANNVTIIRSIELKDKDKWKQLWRRYLSFYSTILDDALYDFTFRRLVNGGHPAMFAFVAESQGQIVGLVNCVVHESSWCQEPVVYLQDLYVDESMRGKGIGRLLIEKVYAHADKTGKAGVYWLTQTNNQIAMALYDKIARKTAFIQYQR, encoded by the coding sequence ATGCCGGCCAACAACGTCACGATTATCCGGTCTATCGAGCTTAAAGATAAAGACAAGTGGAAACAGCTTTGGCGTCGTTATCTCAGCTTCTACTCCACCATCCTCGATGACGCGTTATACGATTTTACCTTCCGGCGCCTGGTAAACGGCGGCCATCCGGCCATGTTCGCCTTCGTGGCGGAAAGCCAGGGCCAGATCGTGGGGCTGGTGAATTGTGTCGTGCATGAAAGCAGTTGGTGCCAGGAACCGGTGGTTTATCTGCAGGATCTTTATGTGGATGAGAGCATGCGCGGCAAGGGAATCGGCCGCTTATTGATTGAAAAAGTCTATGCCCATGCGGATAAAACCGGCAAGGCCGGCGTTTACTGGCTGACCCAAACCAATAATCAAATCGCCATGGCGTTGTACGATAAAATAGCCAGGAAGACTGCTTTCATTCAATATCAGCGTTAG